In one window of bacterium DNA:
- the ahcY gene encoding adenosylhomocysteinase, translated as MSTQQYDVADINLASKGRQRIKWAAREMSVLSIIKERFKKEKPLAGVKIAACLHVTSETANLVDTLKEGGAEVVLCASNPLSTQDDVAASIVLDLGIPVFAIKGESNETYYRHIYSTLEIKPDITMDDGADLVSIIHKEMPDLAKKMMGGTEETTTGVIRLKSLEARDALMFPVIAVNEAMTKHLFDNRYGTGQSTIDGILRATNVLLSGKNFVVCGYGWCGKGVAMRAKGAGAKVIVTEVNPVKALEALMEGFQVMPIMEASKIGDIFVTVTGDINVIRREHFEVMKDKAILANSGHFNVEIDIPTLESISKSRRTVREFVEEFTLKDEKKIYLLAEGRLVNLSSAEGHPSSVMDMSFANQSLSAQYMKENKGKLKNKVYVIPQEIDEDIAFIKLSSMGMSIDELTEEQKKYLASWELGT; from the coding sequence ATGTCTACTCAACAATATGATGTAGCAGATATAAATTTAGCGAGTAAGGGAAGACAGCGAATAAAGTGGGCGGCGAGAGAAATGTCGGTCTTAAGTATCATTAAAGAGCGGTTTAAGAAAGAAAAACCTTTAGCTGGGGTTAAGATTGCTGCTTGTCTTCATGTAACCTCCGAGACTGCTAATTTAGTTGATACTTTAAAGGAAGGTGGAGCAGAAGTAGTGCTATGTGCTTCTAACCCTCTTTCTACTCAAGATGATGTCGCGGCTAGTATTGTTTTAGACCTTGGAATACCTGTCTTTGCCATTAAAGGAGAAAGCAACGAGACTTACTACCGCCATATTTACAGTACCTTAGAAATTAAACCTGATATAACTATGGATGATGGGGCAGATTTAGTCTCGATCATTCATAAAGAGATGCCTGATTTAGCTAAAAAGATGATGGGAGGAACAGAAGAAACTACCACCGGGGTAATTCGACTGAAGAGTTTAGAGGCTAGAGATGCTTTAATGTTTCCAGTAATTGCAGTTAATGAGGCAATGACTAAGCATCTATTTGATAATCGTTACGGGACAGGACAAAGTACTATTGATGGTATTCTTCGAGCTACTAATGTTTTACTTTCCGGCAAAAACTTTGTAGTTTGTGGTTATGGGTGGTGCGGTAAAGGAGTGGCGATGCGAGCTAAAGGCGCAGGAGCTAAGGTGATCGTGACCGAAGTTAATCCCGTCAAAGCTCTGGAAGCTTTAATGGAAGGTTTTCAAGTAATGCCTATTATGGAAGCTTCAAAGATTGGAGATATATTTGTTACCGTAACTGGCGATATTAATGTGATTAGAAGAGAACATTTTGAAGTAATGAAGGATAAGGCTATCTTAGCTAATTCAGGTCATTTTAATGTAGAGATTGATATTCCCACTCTGGAAAGTATTTCTAAGTCAAGAAGAACAGTTAGAGAGTTTGTAGAAGAATTTACTTTAAAAGATGAAAAAAAGATCTATCTTTTAGCTGAAGGAAGGTTAGTTAATTTATCTTCTGCCGAGGGGCATCCTTCTTCGGTAATGGATATGAGCTTTGCTAACCAATCTCTAAGTGCTCAATATATGAAGGAAAATAAAGGTAAACTTAAAAATAAAGTCTATGTTATTCCTCAAGAGATAGATGAAGACATTGCTTTTATTAAGTTAAGTTCTATGGGAATGTCTATTGATGAATTAACGGAGGAACAAAAGAAGTATTTAGCTAGTTGGGAATTAGGAACCTAA
- a CDS encoding PTS mannose transporter subunit IIAB: MIGVVVVSHQNLSEILIETAISIMGHQEDITPVTFFSHEDLEDLKKKIISAIKKVDSGGGVVVFTDLLGGSCCNACAEILDKEKIVVITGLNIAMLLDIMVHRKLSNFNEVVKLVMLAGVKSIKNLKEIITKNE; encoded by the coding sequence ATGATTGGAGTGGTGGTGGTTAGCCACCAAAATTTATCAGAAATTTTAATAGAAACAGCTATTTCTATTATGGGGCATCAAGAAGATATTACTCCAGTAACATTTTTTTCTCATGAAGATTTAGAAGATCTAAAAAAGAAGATTATTTCAGCCATTAAGAAAGTAGATTCTGGAGGAGGAGTGGTGGTCTTTACTGATTTATTAGGGGGAAGTTGTTGTAATGCTTGTGCTGAAATATTAGATAAAGAAAAAATAGTGGTCATTACTGGTTTAAACATAGCGATGTTATTAGATATTATGGTTCATAGAAAATTATCTAATTTTAATGAGGTCGTCAAATTAGTTATGTTAGCTGGAGTAAAAAGTATTAAGAACTTAAAAGAGATAATAACCAAGAATGAGTAA
- a CDS encoding PTS sugar transporter subunit IIB, translating to MSKQLLIARIDDRLIHGQVVVGWGRVIGFQLYIVINDEVAKDKTQQNLIKIAIPVEAKVLIFSIEEAIEKLTRVVKNKRAMLLFSNPTDVLKVIKGGFKICSVNLGGLRKSEKKREILPTVFLDNEKIEVFKELSLLGIEIEYRLLPGDEKVDFMEVLKNGKFI from the coding sequence ATGAGTAAACAACTTTTAATTGCTCGGATTGATGATCGCCTTATTCATGGACAAGTGGTGGTAGGCTGGGGCAGAGTGATTGGTTTTCAGCTCTACATTGTCATTAATGATGAAGTAGCTAAGGATAAAACACAGCAAAATTTAATAAAGATAGCCATTCCCGTGGAAGCTAAAGTCTTAATATTCTCAATAGAAGAAGCTATTGAGAAATTAACTCGGGTAGTAAAAAATAAGAGAGCGATGTTGCTTTTTTCTAATCCTACAGATGTGTTAAAAGTGATAAAAGGTGGATTTAAGATTTGTAGCGTCAACTTAGGTGGCTTAAGAAAATCGGAAAAAAAAAGGGAAATTTTACCTACAGTCTTTCTTGATAATGAAAAAATCGAAGTTTTTAAAGAATTATCTCTTTTGGGAATTGAAATTGAGTATCGACTTTTACCAGGTGACGAAAAGGTAGACTTTATGGAAGTCTTAAAAAATGGAAAATTTATTTAA
- a CDS encoding PTS sugar transporter subunit IIC — MENLFNIIYIGIIGGLINLDTTVFAQTMISRPLVTAPLVGYFLGYLLGCPGEGLNLGLVIGVLLELLWLNTLPMGASLPPNVSLPSTVGVSLCLLIKKTMVVEINILIIIVIIEAFILGSIYGRLEILTRNILNKKIARAVISHVNEGKLWAVSILNWKCISYHFWLGFSLCFFSILFLFYPTILLISWLPAKVVKGLLLAKTLLPLLGVAIAINMFFTKRLLSYLIIGFILALVCKFS; from the coding sequence ATGGAAAATTTATTTAATATTATTTATATAGGAATTATAGGAGGGCTTATTAATTTAGATACCACTGTTTTTGCCCAAACTATGATTTCAAGACCATTAGTTACCGCTCCTCTGGTTGGATACTTTTTAGGATATCTTTTGGGGTGTCCAGGAGAAGGCTTAAACTTAGGTTTAGTCATTGGAGTTTTATTAGAACTTTTGTGGTTAAATACTTTACCCATGGGTGCTTCGTTGCCACCTAATGTTTCTTTGCCTTCCACGGTGGGTGTTTCTTTATGCTTACTGATAAAAAAAACAATGGTGGTAGAAATAAATATTTTAATTATCATCGTGATCATAGAAGCTTTTATCTTAGGTTCAATCTATGGAAGATTGGAGATATTAACTAGAAATATCTTAAATAAAAAGATAGCTCGAGCAGTGATTAGCCATGTGAATGAAGGAAAACTTTGGGCAGTAAGTATACTTAATTGGAAATGCATCTCTTATCACTTCTGGTTAGGATTTAGCCTTTGTTTCTTTTCCATCTTATTTCTCTTTTATCCTACTATCCTTCTTATTAGTTGGTTACCAGCGAAAGTTGTTAAAGGACTTTTATTGGCTAAAACTTTACTTCCTCTTTTGGGAGTAGCCATCGCTATTAATATGTTTTTTACCAAAAGATTGTTATCTTATCTTATTATTGGTTTTATCTTAGCCTTGGTATGTAAGTTTTCGTAA
- a CDS encoding PTS system mannose/fructose/sorbose family transporter subunit IID produces the protein MDKKLISGFDLLKVAFRTLCFQAVWNFERMLNIGFAYAIFPIGKKLYPEIESRKKFIMRHLDFFNTHPYLASISLGIVISEEEKAVKEGKQDLSKAIDLKTKLMGPFGALGDSLFWATLKPLFGLVGVMLVFWGFNEWGPVVFLLAYNLIHLPVRYLGIKKGYQWGEKAIDRICSFPVQKIIFIAQKVAMFLIGFGMIFLINFHEVFILPENMKFISKIIFLVFSISMAIAIRYLKRVSLLFTLFIGFSILIAHFIV, from the coding sequence ATGGATAAAAAACTTATCAGTGGTTTTGATTTACTAAAAGTTGCTTTTAGAACTTTGTGTTTCCAGGCAGTGTGGAATTTTGAGCGGATGTTAAACATTGGTTTTGCTTATGCTATTTTTCCTATCGGTAAGAAGTTATATCCAGAAATAGAAAGCCGAAAAAAGTTTATCATGAGGCATTTAGATTTTTTTAATACCCATCCTTATTTAGCTTCGATTTCTTTAGGTATAGTGATCTCAGAAGAAGAAAAAGCAGTCAAAGAAGGTAAGCAAGATTTAAGTAAGGCCATAGATTTAAAGACAAAATTAATGGGTCCTTTTGGAGCATTAGGAGATAGCTTATTTTGGGCAACTTTGAAGCCACTATTTGGTTTAGTGGGAGTAATGTTAGTCTTTTGGGGTTTTAATGAATGGGGTCCAGTGGTATTTTTATTAGCTTATAATTTAATTCATTTACCAGTAAGATATTTAGGAATAAAGAAAGGATACCAATGGGGTGAAAAAGCTATTGATCGGATTTGTAGTTTTCCTGTTCAAAAGATTATCTTCATAGCTCAAAAAGTAGCGATGTTCTTAATTGGCTTTGGAATGATTTTTTTAATTAATTTTCATGAGGTCTTTATTCTACCTGAAAATATGAAATTTATCTCTAAAATTATCTTTTTAGTCTTTAGTATCTCTATGGCTATTGCTATTAGATACCTGAAAAGAGTTTCTTTGCTCTTTACTTTATTTATTGGTTTTAGTATACTAATTGCTCATTTTATTGTCTAG
- a CDS encoding HPr family phosphocarrier protein, whose protein sequence is MMKKKLMIKNKLGLHARAAALFVQTANKHESEILVKAVGGNRRVNGKSIMGVMMIAAAYNQEILIEAKGKDEREALEELTVLIESKFNEE, encoded by the coding sequence ATAATGAAGAAAAAATTAATGATTAAGAATAAATTAGGCTTACATGCCAGAGCAGCAGCTTTGTTTGTCCAAACAGCCAATAAGCATGAATCAGAAATATTAGTTAAAGCCGTAGGAGGCAATAGAAGAGTAAATGGTAAAAGCATTATGGGTGTAATGATGATTGCGGCAGCTTATAACCAAGAGATCTTAATAGAGGCTAAAGGAAAAGATGAGAGAGAAGCTTTAGAAGAGCTAACTGTTTTAATAGAAAGTAAGTTTAACGAGGAGTGA
- the ptsP gene encoding phosphoenolpyruvate--protein phosphotransferase — protein MLYPGIAASSGIAIGKAFLYEVEKIKIDHYQVSESQVEEEVERFKEAVQRTKNEILEVKRKISNEISKEYVDIFKVYLLVLEDPFLIIEVIQKVKKEKVNIEYALWEVLEDLTSSFNALDDDYLRERVSDIYGIGRKILRNLENTKKVSLSDIQEEVIVVTHTLSPSDTVQIQKSKIISFVTEVGGKTSHTAIMARALKIPAVLGIKDITTWVQNGDLLIVDGLHGIVIVNPNEETLKEYQEQKKKLSEFIEGLTSLRDLPAQTLDGYRVEITANIEISEEVEFVKNYGAEGIGIYRTEFMFLDRSEFPSEEEQFEEYKKIVSKMNPFTTIIRTIDLGGDKLATHFNFSEEVNPSLGLRAIRFCLKFPDIFKKQLRAIFKASNYGQVKIMFPMITSLDEIHQLKKALEEVKIELKKERVPFDEQMEIGIMIETPSAALCADILAKEVNFFSIGTNDLIQYTLAVDRGNERVAYLYTSSHPAILRLIKFVIEAAHKEGIWVGMCGEMAGDPLYALLLLGMGLDKFSMSVSCVAEIKEIIRKTTLKEAKELVSKITNLLTAEEADEVLKEKSQEKLNLR, from the coding sequence ATGCTATACCCTGGGATTGCTGCCTCTTCCGGAATTGCCATAGGAAAAGCTTTTTTGTATGAGGTTGAAAAGATTAAGATTGACCATTATCAAGTTTCTGAATCTCAGGTAGAAGAAGAGGTTGAAAGATTTAAAGAAGCAGTGCAAAGAACTAAGAATGAAATATTAGAGGTAAAGAGGAAAATAAGTAATGAGATAAGTAAAGAATATGTCGATATTTTTAAAGTTTATCTTTTAGTCCTAGAAGATCCTTTCTTGATTATCGAAGTAATTCAGAAGGTAAAGAAAGAAAAAGTTAATATAGAATATGCCTTATGGGAAGTCCTAGAAGATTTAACTTCTAGTTTTAATGCCTTAGATGATGATTATTTAAGAGAGCGGGTTTCTGATATCTATGGCATTGGAAGAAAGATATTGCGTAACTTAGAAAATACAAAGAAGGTTTCTTTAAGTGATATTCAAGAGGAAGTAATTGTAGTCACTCACACTTTATCTCCTTCCGATACCGTCCAAATACAAAAGAGTAAAATAATTAGTTTTGTAACTGAAGTTGGAGGGAAGACTTCTCATACCGCCATTATGGCCCGAGCTTTAAAAATTCCAGCGGTATTAGGGATAAAGGATATTACTACCTGGGTTCAAAACGGGGATTTATTAATTGTTGATGGTCTTCATGGAATTGTTATTGTCAATCCCAATGAAGAGACTTTAAAAGAGTACCAAGAACAAAAGAAGAAGTTAAGTGAATTTATTGAGGGGTTAACCTCCTTAAGAGATTTACCTGCTCAAACATTAGATGGCTATAGAGTAGAAATTACGGCTAATATTGAAATTTCAGAAGAAGTAGAATTTGTGAAAAATTACGGAGCGGAAGGTATTGGTATTTATAGGACAGAGTTCATGTTCTTAGATCGAAGTGAGTTTCCTTCTGAAGAAGAGCAGTTTGAAGAATATAAAAAAATAGTTTCCAAAATGAATCCTTTTACGACAATTATTCGGACTATTGATCTAGGTGGAGATAAATTAGCTACCCATTTTAATTTTTCTGAAGAAGTAAATCCTTCCTTAGGCTTAAGAGCAATAAGGTTTTGTTTAAAATTCCCCGATATTTTTAAAAAACAACTTAGGGCTATCTTTAAAGCAAGTAATTATGGCCAAGTAAAGATTATGTTTCCTATGATTACCTCTTTAGATGAAATTCATCAACTAAAAAAGGCTTTAGAAGAAGTAAAGATAGAATTAAAAAAAGAAAGAGTACCTTTTGATGAGCAGATGGAGATAGGAATAATGATCGAGACTCCTTCTGCCGCTCTATGTGCAGATATTTTAGCCAAGGAAGTAAATTTTTTCAGTATCGGAACTAATGATTTAATTCAATATACTTTGGCGGTGGATCGAGGGAATGAAAGAGTAGCTTATTTATACACGTCTTCTCATCCTGCTATTTTACGATTAATCAAATTTGTTATTGAAGCTGCCCATAAGGAAGGAATTTGGGTAGGGATGTGTGGAGAAATGGCTGGCGATCCTTTGTATGCCCTTCTTCTTTTAGGTATGGGTTTAGATAAGTTTAGCATGAGTGTTTCCTGTGTCGCTGAGATTAAAGAGATCATTAGAAAGACTACCTTAAAAGAAGCTAAAGAATTAGTTTCAAAAATAACAAATTTACTAACTGCTGAGGAAGCAGATGAAGTGCTTAAAGAAAAAAGTCAAGAAAAGCTTAACTTAAGATAA
- the galT gene encoding galactose-1-phosphate uridylyltransferase, translating into MPELRRDPIVGRWVIIATERGKRPSDFKVDNLDTDAKNCPFCPGNEEFTPSEIIAYREKSTLPDKRGWWTRVVPNKFPALRIEGELDRQAVGIYDRMNGIGAHEVIIDSPDHFKTPSDLDNHYVEKIIWAYRDRIIDLKKDSRFKYVLIFKNYGQVAGASMSHPHSQLIATPIVPKRVKEELKGSLQYYRYKERCIFCDIIRQEIKTKERVVLESEHFLSFTPYASRFPFEVWIIPKKHKADFSSIASAEVVDLAKILKTTLAKIKNALSNPAYNYILHNIPATLREDLEDYHWHIEIIPKLVNVAGFEWGSGFYINPTSPEEAAMYLRES; encoded by the coding sequence ATGCCTGAATTAAGAAGGGATCCTATTGTAGGACGTTGGGTTATTATTGCTACAGAAAGAGGGAAAAGGCCTTCAGATTTTAAAGTTGATAATTTAGACACAGATGCTAAAAATTGTCCTTTTTGTCCAGGAAATGAAGAATTTACGCCGTCAGAAATAATAGCTTATCGAGAAAAAAGTACTCTTCCTGATAAACGGGGGTGGTGGACAAGGGTGGTACCTAATAAATTCCCTGCTCTTCGCATTGAAGGAGAATTAGATCGACAAGCGGTGGGAATTTATGATAGGATGAATGGTATTGGTGCCCATGAGGTGATTATTGATTCTCCTGATCATTTTAAAACTCCATCAGATTTAGATAATCATTATGTAGAAAAGATTATCTGGGCTTATCGGGATCGGATTATTGACTTAAAGAAAGATTCTCGCTTTAAGTACGTCTTAATTTTTAAAAATTATGGCCAAGTAGCCGGAGCAAGCATGTCTCATCCCCATTCTCAATTAATAGCTACGCCTATTGTTCCTAAAAGAGTCAAAGAAGAATTAAAGGGGTCTTTGCAATATTATCGATATAAAGAAAGATGTATCTTTTGCGATATTATTCGTCAGGAGATCAAGACAAAAGAGAGAGTGGTCTTAGAAAGTGAACATTTTTTATCTTTTACTCCTTATGCTTCTCGATTTCCTTTTGAAGTTTGGATTATTCCTAAGAAACATAAAGCTGACTTTAGTTCAATTGCTTCTGCGGAAGTAGTAGACTTAGCTAAGATCTTAAAGACTACTTTAGCTAAGATTAAGAATGCTCTTTCTAATCCTGCTTATAATTATATTCTCCACAATATACCTGCTACTTTACGAGAAGATTTAGAAGATTATCATTGGCATATAGAGATTATTCCTAAGTTAGTAAATGTAGCTGGTTTTGAGTGGGGTTCTGGTTTTTATATAAATCCAACCTCGCCTGAAGAAGCCGCTATGTACTTAAGAGAATCATAG
- the coaE gene encoding dephospho-CoA kinase (Dephospho-CoA kinase (CoaE) performs the final step in coenzyme A biosynthesis.), whose product MVIVGLTGGIACGKTTVATIFRELNLKVIDVDKIAKEVVLPYTETWKKIVETFKEDILSQDLSINRSKLAEIIFTSSEKRRLLDSITHPVILARIKEELVKFKEEEIVIIDIPLLFEAGMEGLINKIIVVSAERRLQIERLVEKNKLSLKQAQDRINAQISLLEKAKKADFIIYNNQGKEELKDEVKKVFKELKIGLKKNETT is encoded by the coding sequence GTGGTAATAGTAGGATTAACTGGGGGTATTGCTTGTGGAAAGACTACGGTAGCTACTATATTTAGAGAGTTAAATTTAAAAGTAATAGATGTCGATAAAATAGCTAAAGAAGTAGTTCTTCCTTATACTGAAACTTGGAAGAAGATTGTAGAGACCTTCAAGGAAGATATCTTAAGTCAAGATTTATCAATAAATAGAAGTAAATTAGCTGAGATAATCTTTACTTCTTCTGAAAAAAGAAGACTATTAGACAGCATTACTCATCCGGTGATCTTAGCTCGGATTAAAGAAGAATTAGTTAAATTTAAAGAAGAGGAAATAGTAATCATTGATATTCCCTTGCTTTTTGAAGCAGGCATGGAAGGATTAATTAATAAGATTATTGTTGTCTCTGCAGAAAGAAGACTTCAAATAGAAAGATTAGTCGAGAAGAATAAGTTAAGTCTTAAACAAGCCCAAGATAGAATAAATGCCCAAATATCTCTTTTAGAAAAAGCTAAAAAGGCTGATTTTATTATCTATAATAATCAAGGAAAAGAAGAATTAAAGGATGAAGTTAAAAAAGTCTTTAAAGAATTAAAGATTGGACTGAAAAAGAATGAAACCACATAG
- a CDS encoding sugar kinase, producing the protein MSLLVVGSVALDSVKTSFGEVSEVLGGAAVYSSVAASIFTQVNLVGVVGDDFPKEYIEYLQGRGIDTKGLKVTKGKTFRWKGLYEENLNEAITLETQLNVFASFDPELPQGYKDIKYVFLANIDPTLQLKVLRQIKKPKLVALDTMNYWINHKKDALLEIIKEIDVMVVNEAEVKQLSKEDNINKAMERIMAYGLKCLVVKKGEYGVVALHQEGFFFLPAFPLKEVKDPTGAGDTFAGGFMGYLSSQDEISFHCLKEAIAYGTALASFNVEDFSLERLRLVKREEVLERVKSLKNMVKFKDN; encoded by the coding sequence ATGAGTTTATTAGTAGTTGGTTCTGTTGCTTTAGATTCAGTTAAGACATCTTTTGGAGAAGTTTCTGAAGTATTGGGAGGAGCAGCGGTATATTCTTCAGTAGCTGCGAGTATCTTTACCCAAGTTAATTTAGTTGGTGTGGTAGGAGATGATTTTCCTAAAGAATATATCGAGTATTTACAAGGCAGAGGTATTGATACTAAAGGGTTAAAAGTAACCAAAGGAAAGACTTTTCGCTGGAAAGGTTTATATGAAGAGAATTTAAATGAAGCTATTACTTTAGAAACTCAACTCAATGTTTTTGCTTCTTTTGACCCAGAGTTACCCCAGGGTTATAAAGATATAAAATATGTATTTTTAGCTAACATTGATCCTACTTTACAATTAAAAGTATTAAGACAAATAAAAAAGCCTAAGTTAGTAGCTTTAGATACTATGAATTACTGGATTAATCATAAAAAAGACGCTTTGTTAGAAATAATTAAGGAAATAGATGTAATGGTCGTTAATGAAGCAGAGGTAAAGCAACTCTCCAAAGAAGATAATATTAATAAAGCTATGGAAAGGATCATGGCTTATGGGTTAAAATGTTTGGTAGTTAAAAAAGGAGAGTATGGGGTAGTAGCTTTACATCAAGAAGGATTTTTTTTCTTACCGGCTTTTCCTTTAAAAGAAGTAAAAGATCCTACCGGAGCTGGCGATACTTTTGCCGGTGGTTTTATGGGATATCTATCTAGTCAAGATGAAATTTCTTTTCATTGCCTAAAAGAAGCCATTGCTTATGGGACAGCTTTAGCTTCTTTTAATGTAGAAGATTTTAGTTTAGAAAGATTAAGATTAGTGAAGAGGGAAGAAGTTTTAGAAAGAGTTAAAAGCTTAAAAAATATGGTGAAGTTTAAGGATAATTAA
- a CDS encoding homoserine dehydrogenase, translated as MSTQLNKINIGLIGLGTIGTGVVKIIQQNQALFRERLGLDLCLKKIVDLDLEKERGVDLSSISLSNNISEILNDQEIKIVVELIGGYEPARSYILTSLRAGKHLVTANKALLAKCWEEITETAKEFKVGVYFEASVGGGIPLILSLTKGLVGNQISLISGILNGTCNYILSQMTYEKKSFPEALATAQKKGYAEANPFLDINGTDTAHKLTIISSLSFGQNITLDDIYVEGITQITLEDCLYAQEEFGCLIKLLAIGKIANNKIELRVHPTLISKEHLLSQVNGVYNAVYIAGDNVGDLLFYGKGAGQLPTASAVVSDIVALASQINHQGINFKEFLPPREKKREILPVDDLFLKYYIRFTTVDRPGVLAKIAGILGNNNISVASVVQKESLEKDLVHVVMLTHQALERDVRKAITEINLLEIIKERSVLIRVGEME; from the coding sequence ATGTCTACCCAACTTAATAAAATAAACATTGGCTTGATAGGATTAGGCACCATAGGCACAGGAGTAGTTAAGATTATCCAGCAGAATCAAGCTCTTTTTAGAGAAAGATTGGGACTAGATTTGTGTCTAAAGAAAATAGTAGATCTTGATTTAGAGAAAGAAAGGGGAGTCGATCTATCGAGTATAAGCCTATCTAACAATATTTCAGAAATTTTAAATGATCAAGAGATTAAGATAGTAGTAGAACTTATAGGAGGATATGAACCGGCCCGATCTTATATCCTTACTTCTCTCCGAGCTGGAAAGCATCTAGTTACGGCTAATAAAGCCCTTTTAGCTAAATGCTGGGAAGAAATTACCGAGACGGCTAAAGAATTTAAGGTAGGAGTATATTTTGAAGCTAGTGTTGGTGGAGGAATTCCCTTAATCCTCTCTCTGACTAAAGGTCTTGTTGGCAATCAAATTTCTTTGATTAGTGGTATCTTAAATGGTACTTGTAACTATATCTTAAGCCAGATGACTTATGAAAAAAAAAGCTTTCCAGAAGCTTTAGCTACTGCTCAAAAAAAAGGATATGCCGAAGCAAATCCTTTTTTAGATATCAATGGAACGGATACTGCTCATAAATTAACGATTATCTCTTCTCTTTCCTTTGGACAAAATATTACTTTGGATGATATTTATGTAGAAGGCATTACTCAAATTACTTTAGAAGATTGTCTATATGCTCAAGAAGAGTTTGGGTGCCTGATTAAGTTATTAGCTATTGGCAAGATTGCCAATAATAAGATTGAGCTAAGAGTTCACCCTACTTTAATCTCAAAAGAACATTTACTTTCCCAGGTAAATGGAGTCTATAATGCGGTATATATTGCCGGAGATAATGTGGGTGATTTGCTCTTTTATGGAAAAGGAGCAGGGCAGCTTCCTACTGCTTCTGCCGTAGTAAGTGATATTGTAGCTTTAGCCAGTCAAATTAATCATCAAGGAATAAACTTCAAAGAATTTTTACCACCGAGAGAAAAAAAAAGAGAGATCTTACCAGTAGATGACTTATTCTTAAAGTATTATATTCGTTTTACCACTGTGGACAGACCAGGAGTGTTAGCTAAGATTGCTGGAATATTAGGTAATAATAATATTAGCGTTGCTTCGGTAGTCCAAAAAGAGTCTTTGGAAAAAGATCTAGTCCATGTGGTGATGCTTACCCATCAAGCCTTAGAAAGAGATGTAAGAAAGGCAATAACAGAGATTAACTTACTTGAGATAATTAAAGAAAGGTCGGTCTTAATTAGGGTAGGAGAGATGGAATGA
- a CDS encoding threonine synthase, giving the protein MNLENYGVINRYREFLPVSENTPIVTLNEGNTPLIFASNLSQYLGSEIKLYLKYEGLNPTGSFKDRGMTVAVSKAKEEGAQIIICASTGNTSASAAAYAAKGRLRCVVLIPEGAIALGKLAQALIYGAQVLAVKGNFDEALSLVLEITKRYPITLVNSLNPYRLQGQKTAAFEICDLLKKAPDYHVIPVGNAGNITAYWMGYKEYKEKGRINNLPKMVGFQAAGAAPIVEKRVIKDPKTIATAIKIGNPASWKKAEEARDESKGIIDKVTDEEILLAYKLLANLEGIFVEPASAASIAGIIKKKQENYFPKEATIVAVLTGHGLKDPDCAITESKKITLVGANIEEIRNAIGLK; this is encoded by the coding sequence ATGAATTTAGAAAATTATGGAGTTATCAATAGATATCGTGAGTTTTTACCAGTAAGTGAGAATACTCCTATTGTTACTTTAAATGAAGGAAATACTCCTTTAATTTTTGCTTCTAATTTAAGCCAGTATCTTGGTAGCGAGATAAAGTTATATCTTAAGTACGAAGGTTTAAACCCTACAGGTTCATTTAAAGATCGTGGCATGACCGTGGCTGTTTCTAAAGCCAAAGAAGAAGGTGCTCAGATCATTATCTGTGCCTCTACTGGCAATACTTCCGCTTCTGCGGCTGCTTATGCCGCCAAAGGAAGGCTAAGATGCGTGGTTTTAATTCCAGAAGGAGCCATTGCCTTAGGTAAGTTAGCTCAAGCTTTAATCTATGGAGCCCAAGTTTTAGCCGTAAAAGGGAATTTTGATGAAGCTTTAAGTTTGGTCTTGGAGATTACTAAAAGATATCCTATTACTTTAGTTAATTCCTTAAATCCCTATAGATTGCAAGGACAAAAGACCGCTGCTTTTGAAATATGTGATCTTTTAAAGAAAGCACCTGACTATCATGTTATTCCAGTAGGAAATGCTGGTAATATAACTGCTTACTGGATGGGATATAAAGAATATAAAGAAAAAGGAAGAATTAACAATCTCCCTAAAATGGTAGGATTTCAAGCAGCCGGGGCAGCTCCTATTGTAGAAAAAAGAGTCATAAAAGACCCCAAAACTATTGCTACGGCCATTAAGATAGGAAATCCAGCTAGTTGGAAAAAAGCAGAAGAAGCAAGAGATGAATCAAAAGGTATCATTGATAAGGTTACCGATGAAGAGATCTTATTAGCTTACAAATTATTAGCTAACTTAGAAGGTATCTTCGTAGAACCTGCCTCAGCTGCTTCGATAGCTGGCATAATAAAAAAGAAGCAAGAAAACTACTTTCCAAAAGAAGCTACTATTGTCGCAGTGCTTACTGGGCATGGCTTAAAAGATCCCGACTGTGCCATAACGGAAAGTAAAAAGATTACCTTGGTGGGAGCTAATATAGAAGAGATCCGAAATGCCATAGGATTAAAGTGA